The Phocoena sinus isolate mPhoSin1 chromosome 12, mPhoSin1.pri, whole genome shotgun sequence genome includes a window with the following:
- the MARCKS gene encoding myristoylated alanine-rich C-kinase substrate: MGAQFSKTAAKGEAAAERPGEAAVASSPSKANGQENGHVKVNGDASPAAAEPGAKEELQANGSAPAADKEEPAAAGSGAASPAAAEKDELAAAAPEAGASPAEKEAPAEGEAAEPGSPTAAEGEAASAASSTSSPKAEDGATPSPSNETPKKKKKRFSFKKSFKLSGFSFKKNKKEAGEGGEAEGTAGASAEGGKDEAAGGAAAAAGEAAGAASGEPAAAPSEEAAAGEQGAAGGDPQEAKPEEAAVAPEKPSASEEAKAAEEPSKAEEKTEEAGASAATCEAPSAAGPGAPPEQEAAPAEEAVAAAASSACAAPSQEAQPECSPEAPPAEAAE, encoded by the exons ATGGGTGCCCAATTCTCCAAGACCGCTGCGAAGGGAGAAGCCGCCGCGGAGAGGCCTGGAGAGGCGGCTGTGGCCTCGTCGCCTTCTAAAGCGAATGGGCAG GAAAATGGCCACGTGAAGGTAAACGGCGACGCTTCTCCCGCGGCCGCCGAGCCCGGCGCCAAGGAGGAGCTGCAGGCTAACGGCAGCGCCCCAGCCGCCGACAAGGAGGAGCCCGCGGCCGCCGGGAGCGGGGCGGCGTCGCCCGCCGCGGCCGAGAAAGATGAGctggccgccgccgcccccgAGGCCGGGGCCAGCCCTGCGGAGAAGGAGGCCCCCGCGGAGGGCGAGGCCGCCGAGCCCGGCTCGCCCACGGCCGCGGAGGGGGAGGCCGCGTCAGCCGCCTCCTCGACGTCTTCGCCCAAGGCCGAGGACGGGGCCACGCCCTCGCCCAGCAACGAGaccccgaaaaaaaaaaagaagcgctTTTCCTTCAAGAAGTCTTTCAAGCTGAGCGGCTTCTCCTTCAAGAAGAACAAGAAGGAAGCGGGAGAGGGCGGTGAAGCCGAAGGCACCGCCGGCGCCTCCGCCGAAGGCGGCAAGGACGAGGCCGCCGGGGGCGCCGCTGCGGCCGCCGGCGAGGCTGCGGGCGCGGCCTCCGGGGAGCCGGCGGCGGCGCCGAGCGAGGAGGCGGCCGCGGGCGAGcagggggcggcggggggcgaCCCGCAGGAGGCCAAGCCCGAGGAGGCCGCCGTCGCGCCCGAGAAGCCGTCCGCTAGCGAGGAGGCCAAGGCCGCCGAGGAGCCCAGCAAGGCCGAGGAGAAGACCGAGGAGGCCGGGGCCAGCGCGGCCACCTGCGAGGCGCCCTCGGCCGCGGGGCCCGGCGCGCCCCCGGAGCAGGAGGCGGCCCCCGCGGAGGAGGCGGTGGCCGCCGCGGCGTCGTCAGCCTGCGCAGCTCCCTCACAGGAGGCCCAGCCCGAGTGCAGTCCAGAAGCCCCCCCAGCGGAGGCGGCAGAGTAA